A genome region from Streptomyces antimycoticus includes the following:
- the allB gene encoding allantoinase AllB: MAEARRVSVPDVELVLRSARVVTPDGLGAAAVSVADGRIVAVGPYDTPDPDGARVEDLGDDVLLPGLVDTHVHVNDPGRTAWEGFGSATRAAAAGGVTTLIDMPLNSIPPTTSVQALEVKRAVARRSAHVDIGFWGGAVPGNAPDLEPLHHAGVLGFKAFLLPSGVDEFPQLAPDQLETALREIAGFGGLLIVHAEDPHLIDDAPPPAGPRYADFLASRPRAAENEAIAGLIALARALDARVHVLHLSSADALPLIADARREGVRITVETCPHFLTLTAEEVPDGATEFKCCPPIREAANQDALWAGLAAGQIDCVVSDHSPCTADLKVGDFGRAWGGISSLQLGLPAVWTAARRRGHTLHDVARWMSTGPAALVGLGRKGAIEAGRDADFAVLAPDETFTVDPAALHHRNQVTAYAGRTLYGVVRSTWLRGRKITDHGAIAERGAASEPTGRLLERQPRT; this comes from the coding sequence ATGGCGGAGGCGAGGAGGGTGTCGGTGCCCGATGTGGAGCTGGTGCTGCGCTCGGCCAGGGTGGTCACGCCCGACGGCCTGGGCGCGGCCGCCGTATCCGTCGCCGACGGCCGCATCGTGGCCGTCGGGCCGTACGACACCCCGGACCCGGACGGCGCGAGGGTGGAGGACCTGGGCGATGACGTCCTGCTCCCCGGCCTCGTCGACACCCACGTCCATGTCAACGACCCCGGCCGCACCGCCTGGGAGGGGTTCGGCTCCGCCACCCGCGCCGCCGCGGCCGGCGGCGTCACCACCCTCATCGACATGCCGCTCAACAGCATCCCGCCGACCACCAGCGTCCAGGCGCTGGAGGTCAAACGGGCCGTCGCCCGGCGGTCGGCCCATGTCGACATCGGTTTTTGGGGCGGCGCCGTGCCCGGGAACGCCCCGGACCTGGAGCCGCTGCATCACGCGGGCGTCCTCGGCTTCAAGGCGTTCCTGCTCCCCTCCGGCGTGGACGAGTTCCCCCAGCTCGCCCCCGACCAGCTCGAAACCGCCCTCCGGGAGATCGCGGGCTTCGGCGGACTGCTCATCGTCCACGCCGAGGACCCCCACCTCATCGACGACGCCCCGCCGCCCGCCGGCCCCCGCTACGCCGACTTCCTCGCCTCACGCCCCCGTGCCGCCGAGAACGAGGCCATCGCGGGCCTCATCGCCCTCGCCCGCGCACTCGACGCCCGCGTCCACGTCCTGCATCTGTCGTCCGCCGACGCGCTGCCGCTGATCGCGGACGCACGGCGCGAGGGCGTCCGGATCACGGTGGAGACCTGCCCGCACTTCCTGACCCTCACCGCCGAGGAAGTCCCCGACGGCGCCACGGAGTTCAAATGCTGTCCGCCCATAAGGGAGGCCGCCAACCAGGACGCGCTGTGGGCGGGCCTGGCGGCCGGACAGATCGACTGCGTCGTCTCCGACCACTCGCCCTGTACGGCCGACCTCAAGGTGGGCGACTTCGGGCGGGCCTGGGGCGGCATCTCCTCGCTCCAGCTCGGCCTCCCCGCCGTCTGGACGGCGGCCCGGCGGCGCGGCCACACCCTCCACGACGTGGCCCGCTGGATGTCCACCGGCCCCGCCGCGCTCGTCGGTCTCGGCCGTAAGGGCGCCATCGAGGCCGGCCGCGACGCCGACTTCGCGGTCCTCGCCCCCGACGAGACCTTCACCGTCGACCCCGCCGCCCTCCACCACCGCAACCAGGTCACCGCCTACGCGGGCAGGACGCTGTACGGCGTCGTACGGTCCACTTGGCTGCGCGGCCGGAAGATCACCGACCATGGCGCGATCGCCGAGCGTGGCGCGGCGAGCGAACCCACCGGCCGACTCCTGGAAAGGCAGCCCCGCACATGA
- the alc gene encoding allantoicase, with protein sequence MTAPIPRFTGDAAPYGGGDPYADYRTADLPFTHLVDLADRRLGGSVVAANDEFFAERENLLRPEAPHFDPAAFGHKGKVMDGWETRRRRGACADTPHPAEDDHDWALIRLGAPGVVHGIVVDTAHFRGNYPQAVSVEATAVEGAPSPEELLADDVVWTELVPRTRIGGHAANGFPVSAGRRFTHLRLKQHPDGGIARLRVHGEVAPDPAWLTALGTFDLVALEHGGAAEDASDRFYSPPANSIQPGRSHKMDEGWETRRRRDNGHDWVRYRLAAQGAIRAVEIDTGCYKGNAPGWAALYGLDATSGADPADHTSPAWTELLPRTRLQPDTVHRFVLDSAPPVTHVRIDIYPDGGVARLRLHGTLTEHGAQRLATRHAELSG encoded by the coding sequence ATGACCGCGCCGATCCCCCGCTTCACCGGCGACGCCGCCCCGTACGGCGGTGGCGACCCCTACGCCGACTACCGGACCGCCGACCTCCCCTTCACCCACCTCGTGGACCTGGCCGACCGGCGGCTCGGCGGAAGCGTGGTCGCGGCCAACGACGAGTTCTTCGCCGAGCGCGAGAATCTGCTGAGGCCCGAGGCCCCGCACTTCGACCCCGCGGCCTTCGGCCACAAGGGCAAGGTCATGGACGGCTGGGAGACCCGGCGGCGGCGCGGGGCCTGCGCCGACACCCCGCATCCGGCCGAGGACGACCACGACTGGGCCCTGATCCGCCTCGGCGCGCCCGGGGTCGTCCACGGCATCGTCGTCGACACCGCCCACTTCCGCGGCAACTACCCGCAGGCGGTGAGCGTCGAGGCGACGGCGGTGGAGGGCGCCCCGTCCCCCGAGGAGCTTCTCGCCGACGACGTCGTGTGGACGGAACTCGTCCCCCGTACGCGGATCGGCGGCCACGCGGCCAACGGCTTCCCGGTCTCCGCGGGCCGCCGCTTCACCCACCTCCGCCTCAAGCAGCACCCCGACGGCGGCATCGCCCGCCTCCGCGTCCATGGCGAGGTCGCCCCCGACCCGGCGTGGCTCACCGCGCTCGGTACCTTCGACCTGGTGGCACTGGAGCACGGCGGCGCGGCCGAGGACGCCTCCGACCGCTTCTACTCCCCGCCCGCCAACTCCATCCAGCCCGGCCGCTCCCACAAGATGGACGAGGGCTGGGAGACCCGCCGCCGCCGGGACAACGGCCACGACTGGGTCCGCTACCGCCTCGCCGCCCAGGGGGCCATCCGCGCCGTGGAGATCGACACCGGCTGCTACAAGGGCAACGCACCGGGCTGGGCGGCGCTCTACGGCCTCGACGCCACCTCCGGCGCGGACCCGGCCGACCACACCTCCCCGGCCTGGACCGAACTCCTGCCCCGCACCCGCCTCCAGCCCGATACGGTCCACCGCTTCGTCCTCGACAGCGCCCCGCCGGTGACCCACGTCCGCATCGACATCTACCCGGACGGCGGCGTCGCCCGGCTGCGGCTGCACGGGACCCTGACCGAGCACGGCGCGCAGCGGCTCGCCACACGCCATGCGGAGCTGAGCGGCTAG